Proteins encoded in a region of the Streptomyces sp. Sge12 genome:
- a CDS encoding tetratricopeptide repeat protein gives MQQGLAGLAGALQPVLTTGALPDEALAEWAMQWLGSHTGWLLILDNVSNPADIAPLLARAGKRGRFLITSRLATPWHGIPTVVRLDVLEAAEALDLLTRIATTAGPRNLDGAAELCAELGHLPLAVEQAAAYLAQSPLITPRAYLAMLDQHPAAMYRQGAVGTAPERTIARIWHITLDRITTLQPLAADLLRVLAWYAPDQIPATLLDGLSDPPAVNAALGLLTAYSMITPDPATGTLAVHRLVQALARTPDPDDPHRTANAIDQAREQATSQLHAALPATWDDPATWPTWRTLIPHLEALAAHAPASTDTDTTALLLRRAGNFLNNQGQLTRTIAYQQRALATMVRVLGEDHPDTLTSRNNLAYAYQSAGDLGRAIPLYEQTLTDSLRVLGEDHPLTGTFQSNLAIAIAERDGGEPGQL, from the coding sequence GTGCAGCAGGGCCTGGCTGGCCTTGCCGGCGCCCTGCAACCGGTTCTGACCACCGGCGCCCTGCCCGACGAGGCGCTGGCGGAGTGGGCTATGCAGTGGCTGGGCAGCCACACTGGGTGGTTGCTGATCCTGGACAACGTCAGCAACCCCGCCGACATCGCCCCGCTGCTCGCTCGCGCCGGTAAGCGGGGACGCTTCCTGATCACCAGCCGCCTCGCCACCCCCTGGCACGGCATCCCCACCGTGGTGCGCCTGGACGTCCTAGAGGCGGCCGAAGCCCTGGACCTGCTCACCCGCATCGCCACCACCGCCGGCCCCCGGAACCTGGACGGCGCCGCCGAACTGTGCGCCGAACTCGGCCACCTACCCCTGGCCGTCGAACAGGCAGCCGCCTACCTCGCGCAGAGCCCGCTCATCACCCCCCGCGCCTACCTCGCCATGCTCGATCAGCACCCGGCGGCGATGTACCGACAGGGCGCCGTCGGCACCGCACCCGAGCGCACCATCGCCCGGATCTGGCACATCACCCTGGACCGGATCACCACGCTCCAGCCCCTGGCCGCAGACCTGCTGCGCGTCCTGGCCTGGTACGCCCCCGACCAGATCCCCGCCACCCTCCTGGACGGCCTGTCCGACCCGCCCGCAGTGAACGCCGCGCTCGGCCTCCTGACCGCATACAGCATGATCACCCCCGACCCCGCCACCGGCACCCTCGCCGTCCACCGGCTCGTCCAGGCCCTCGCCCGCACCCCCGACCCCGACGACCCGCACCGCACTGCCAACGCCATCGACCAGGCCCGCGAGCAGGCCACCTCTCAACTGCACGCAGCCCTGCCCGCTACCTGGGACGACCCCGCCACCTGGCCGACATGGCGCACCCTGATCCCTCACCTGGAGGCCCTCGCAGCCCACGCACCCGCCAGCACAGACACAGACACGACCGCGCTCCTCCTCCGCCGCGCCGGGAACTTCCTCAACAACCAGGGCCAGCTCACCCGCACGATCGCGTATCAACAAAGAGCCCTGGCCACCATGGTGCGGGTGCTGGGCGAGGACCACCCCGACACCCTGACCTCCCGCAACAACCTCGCCTACGCCTATCAGTCGGCGGGGGACCTAGGCCGAGCCATTCCCCTCTACGAGCAGACCCTCACCGACTCCCTACGGGTGCTAGGCGAGGACCACCCCTTGACGGGAACGTTCCAAAGTAATCTCGCCATCGCCATCGCCGAACGCGATGGCGGTGAGCCCGGGCAGCTTTGA
- a CDS encoding recombinase family protein → MRETLNLVHDLTQRGIFLRTLGDKLAVDTSDPGPGTDMAIALLAMFAQMERIYMLERAAGARAAKEARGLPTGRPAKLNATTRAGAAQRIKDGAIPEQVAAELGVSRSTLYRELRKHREGAIVEQAGREG, encoded by the coding sequence ATGCGCGAGACACTGAATCTCGTCCACGACCTCACGCAGCGCGGCATCTTCCTGCGCACACTCGGCGACAAACTCGCCGTGGACACCAGCGACCCAGGACCCGGCACCGATATGGCCATCGCGCTGCTGGCGATGTTCGCGCAGATGGAACGGATCTACATGCTGGAGCGCGCCGCCGGCGCCCGCGCGGCCAAGGAAGCCCGCGGCCTGCCGACGGGGCGTCCGGCGAAGCTGAACGCGACCACCCGAGCCGGGGCAGCTCAGCGGATCAAGGACGGCGCGATCCCCGAGCAGGTCGCCGCCGAGCTCGGCGTCAGCCGCTCCACGCTGTACCGGGAGCTGCGCAAGCACCGCGAGGGCGCCATCGTCGAACAAGCCGGACGGGAAGGCTGA
- a CDS encoding trypco2 family protein, with translation MAAVRDELIEAAGRAGEDPGVVFAVGPVEMEFEVELRADVKAKAGFKLWAVSAETEAGLSRGRTHRVSFTLTPKRPDGTDLLVHSAQERPDGPGDVSGRIPD, from the coding sequence GTGGCCGCGGTACGTGACGAGCTGATCGAAGCAGCAGGCCGGGCGGGGGAAGATCCCGGGGTCGTCTTTGCGGTGGGGCCGGTGGAGATGGAGTTCGAGGTCGAGCTGCGCGCCGATGTGAAGGCGAAAGCCGGGTTCAAGCTGTGGGCGGTGAGCGCGGAGACCGAAGCCGGACTCTCGCGCGGCCGCACCCACCGTGTCTCCTTCACCCTCACCCCGAAGCGTCCCGACGGCACGGATCTGCTAGTCCATTCCGCGCAGGAGCGTCCGGACGGGCCGGGTGATGTGTCGGGGCGCATCCCGGACTGA
- a CDS encoding tetratricopeptide repeat protein yields MQVFHPGVGGSAGGTVVWAGTSGGRDDAALVLVDESLHWRPPATPVLWGRPDTKRPGTPCETWGVPDEAQRRGRPVEASQLVGEVNPGSGFVGNQYVVDLRSPVTGWPGDGTSPWSGLSGAAVFCDRYLTGVVASDRQHSDHRRLNVVPSYVLHHDPAFRATLADHGGSAQGGLEAVEFQDLAEPSARPAARLAPVTPAALLEAGRQTVPFQGRQDLVAQLEAWCGQGGFGAWLLHGPGGQGKTRLAHHLAHLLTARGWTVLWPRVGALPDQLLEVRRAAKPLLVILDYAETRPEQLTALVEGAAEHPGTSPFKLLLLARTAGDWWQQAATTTRQAEDRLTTARTSLLTPLEGRPDGRADHYLDAARALATALPAVPGLSGHDWTAAATALQPPRHLGEDDAYGNALTLHMTALADLLDTTRTEPADSTAGEEDVQDVEDRLLGHEVRYWRASATARGLSPGLGMDTLRTALAAAHLTGAADREHADLLWRRLPALADQPRDRRNQVTAWLAALYPAATSRNGPPWGALQPDRLAERHTGRTLDSDPHLADHLLAGADDTQAEQLLTVYSRCAAHPAFRGRLDNHLTDLCIRHHPQLIPHIVTTATRTDHPTPFTTALDTIISDPAASLDDLDALHSRFPHTSHRLATTAARLATAITRHYRALAEANPDAHLPRLAMALNNLSVRLGEVGRREEGLGAAQESVTLRRALAEANPDAHLPDLATALNNLSVDLGELGRREEGLTTIQEAVGHYRALAEANPDAHLPDLASALNNLAVDLGGMGRREEGLTTIQEAVGHYRALAKANPDAHLPRLAMALNNLSNHLGEVGRREEGLGAAQESVTLRRALAEANPDAHLPDLASSLNNLSVDLGEMGRREEGLGAAQESVTLRRALAEANPDAHLPDLAMALTNLSNRLGEVGRREEGLTTIQEAVGHYRALAEANPDAHLPNLAMALNNLSVRLGEVGRREEGLAAAQESVILRRALAEANIDAHLPNLAMALNNLSNRLRKGGRREEGLTTIQEAVGHYRALAKANPDAHLPRLAMALDNLSNHLGEAGRREEGLTTIQETVAIRRTLAEANPDLFEPALQRSLNTTAWLEGLES; encoded by the coding sequence GTGCAGGTCTTCCACCCTGGCGTCGGCGGCAGCGCGGGCGGAACCGTCGTGTGGGCCGGGACGTCGGGCGGGCGCGACGACGCCGCGCTGGTCCTCGTCGACGAGTCCCTCCACTGGCGGCCACCGGCCACACCTGTCCTATGGGGACGTCCGGACACCAAACGCCCTGGCACGCCCTGTGAGACCTGGGGCGTCCCGGACGAGGCTCAGCGCCGCGGCCGCCCCGTCGAGGCCTCCCAGCTGGTCGGGGAGGTGAATCCGGGCAGTGGCTTCGTCGGCAACCAGTACGTTGTGGATCTGCGGAGCCCCGTCACCGGCTGGCCGGGGGACGGAACCTCGCCGTGGTCGGGCCTGTCGGGGGCGGCGGTGTTCTGCGACCGCTACCTGACGGGCGTCGTCGCCTCCGACCGCCAGCACTCTGACCACAGGCGGCTCAACGTGGTCCCCTCTTACGTGCTTCATCACGACCCAGCCTTCCGTGCGACTCTGGCGGACCACGGCGGCAGTGCACAGGGCGGCCTGGAGGCGGTGGAGTTCCAGGACCTCGCTGAACCCTCCGCCCGGCCGGCCGCTCGACTCGCCCCGGTGACACCGGCGGCCCTACTGGAGGCTGGACGCCAGACCGTCCCCTTCCAGGGCCGCCAAGACCTTGTCGCGCAGTTGGAGGCGTGGTGTGGTCAGGGCGGGTTCGGGGCGTGGCTGCTCCATGGTCCGGGCGGGCAGGGCAAGACCCGCCTTGCCCACCACCTGGCCCACCTGCTCACGGCCCGGGGCTGGACAGTGTTGTGGCCGCGCGTCGGCGCCCTTCCCGACCAGCTGTTGGAGGTCCGGCGGGCAGCGAAGCCGCTGCTGGTCATCCTCGACTACGCCGAGACCCGCCCTGAACAGCTCACCGCACTCGTCGAAGGCGCCGCCGAACACCCTGGCACCAGTCCGTTCAAGCTTCTGCTGCTGGCCCGCACCGCCGGCGACTGGTGGCAGCAGGCTGCCACCACCACCCGGCAGGCCGAGGACCGCCTCACCACGGCGCGTACCAGCCTCCTCACCCCCCTGGAGGGCAGGCCCGACGGGCGCGCCGACCACTACCTTGACGCCGCCCGCGCCCTCGCCACCGCCCTCCCGGCTGTCCCGGGCCTCTCCGGCCACGACTGGACCGCGGCCGCCACAGCCCTGCAGCCGCCACGGCACCTCGGCGAGGACGACGCCTACGGCAACGCGCTCACCCTCCACATGACCGCCCTCGCCGACCTCCTCGACACCACACGGACCGAACCCGCGGACAGCACCGCAGGAGAAGAGGACGTACAGGACGTCGAGGACCGGCTACTCGGCCACGAAGTACGGTACTGGCGGGCCAGTGCCACGGCCCGTGGCCTCAGCCCCGGCCTGGGGATGGACACTCTGCGGACCGCGCTCGCGGCGGCCCACCTCACTGGTGCCGCCGACCGTGAACACGCCGATCTCCTGTGGCGGCGTCTGCCCGCGCTCGCGGACCAACCCCGCGACCGCCGCAACCAGGTCACCGCCTGGCTCGCCGCCCTCTACCCCGCCGCCACGTCACGGAACGGCCCACCGTGGGGCGCCCTGCAACCCGACCGCCTTGCCGAACGCCACACCGGCCGCACCCTCGACTCCGACCCGCACCTCGCCGACCACCTCCTCGCCGGAGCCGACGACACCCAGGCCGAACAACTCCTCACCGTCTACAGCCGCTGCGCCGCCCACCCCGCCTTCCGGGGCAGACTCGACAACCACCTCACCGACCTCTGTATCCGCCACCACCCACAACTCATCCCGCACATCGTCACCACCGCCACCCGCACCGACCACCCCACCCCCTTCACCACCGCCCTCGACACCATCATCAGCGACCCCGCAGCCAGCCTCGACGACCTCGACGCGCTGCACAGCCGATTCCCCCACACCAGCCACCGCCTCGCCACGACTGCCGCCCGCCTCGCCACCGCCATCACCCGCCACTACCGCGCCCTGGCCGAGGCGAACCCCGACGCTCACCTCCCCCGCCTCGCCATGGCCCTCAACAACCTCTCCGTCCGCCTGGGTGAGGTGGGGCGGCGCGAGGAGGGCCTCGGCGCCGCTCAGGAGTCCGTCACCCTCCGCCGCGCCCTGGCCGAGGCGAACCCCGACGCTCACCTGCCCGACCTCGCCACGGCCCTCAACAACCTCTCCGTCGACCTGGGTGAGCTGGGGCGGCGCGAGGAGGGCCTGACCACCATCCAGGAGGCCGTAGGTCACTACCGCGCCCTGGCCGAGGCGAACCCCGACGCTCACCTGCCCGACCTCGCCAGTGCCCTCAACAACCTCGCTGTGGACCTGGGTGGGATGGGGCGGCGCGAGGAGGGCCTGACCACCATCCAGGAGGCCGTAGGTCACTACCGCGCCCTGGCCAAGGCGAACCCCGACGCCCACCTCCCCCGCCTCGCCATGGCCCTCAACAACCTCTCCAACCACCTGGGTGAGGTGGGGCGGCGCGAGGAGGGCCTCGGCGCCGCTCAGGAGTCCGTCACCCTCCGCCGCGCCCTGGCCGAGGCGAACCCCGACGCCCACCTCCCCGACCTCGCCAGTTCCCTCAACAACCTCTCCGTCGACCTGGGTGAGATGGGGCGGCGCGAGGAGGGCCTCGGCGCCGCTCAGGAGTCCGTCACCCTCCGCCGCGCCCTGGCCGAGGCGAACCCCGACGCTCACCTGCCCGACCTCGCCATGGCCCTCACCAACCTCTCCAACCGCCTGGGTGAGGTGGGGCGGCGCGAGGAGGGCCTGACCACCATCCAGGAGGCTGTAGGTCACTACCGCGCCCTGGCCGAGGCGAACCCCGACGCTCACCTGCCCAACCTCGCCATGGCCCTCAACAACCTCTCCGTCCGCCTGGGTGAGGTGGGGCGGCGCGAGGAGGGCCTTGCCGCCGCTCAGGAGTCCGTCATCCTCCGCCGCGCCCTGGCCGAGGCGAACATCGACGCTCACCTGCCCAACCTCGCCATGGCCCTCAACAACCTCTCCAACCGCCTGCGTAAGGGAGGCCGGCGCGAGGAGGGCCTGACCACCATCCAGGAGGCCGTAGGTCACTACCGCGCCCTGGCCAAGGCGAACCCCGACGCCCACCTCCCCCGCCTCGCCATGGCCCTCGACAACCTCTCCAACCACCTGGGTGAGGCAGGCCGGCGCGAGGAGGGCCTGACCACCATCCAAGAGACCGTCGCAATCCGCCGAACCCTGGCCGAGGCCAACCCCGACCTCTTCGAACCAGCCCTGCAACGGTCCCTGAATACGACCGCCTGGTTGGAAGGGCTCGAATCGTAA
- a CDS encoding JmjC domain-containing protein: MTPAIDAAVRSLGGDFLAGAFGRSFQHWSQAAAGLRGLFTWDDLNDLVARHRLDTPRLRLFNDGTQVPPYEYLHTSVTKRSEVRQRVEPSGLHRQITAGASLVLDAVDKLHPGVQALSEALERHFRTDVQANLYASWHPTEAFGVHWDDHDTVIVQLEGAKRWNLYGATRTDPLRLDVEAPEKPDGPPLAEVVLQAGDMLYVPRGWWHAVAATQGRSLHLTCGLTPATGHHLLVWLAGQLLHSPTLRANVPIVAGPAERTAYAEQLRKEVAEALHDHVVSEFAAFLDARDPGRPAPSLPYIGDVPADPGLVLALTTARAALEGSDETVVLRAAGHEWELHTSVRPALEALVSGARLTLGELAERSGLTVEQVAALATELVSKDAAAVSQPR, encoded by the coding sequence ATGACCCCCGCGATCGACGCGGCGGTCCGGAGCCTCGGCGGGGACTTCCTCGCCGGGGCTTTCGGCCGCTCCTTCCAGCACTGGTCACAGGCCGCCGCAGGGCTGCGCGGCCTGTTCACGTGGGACGACCTGAACGACCTGGTTGCCCGCCACCGGCTCGACACCCCGCGCCTGCGCCTGTTCAACGACGGCACGCAGGTCCCGCCGTACGAGTACCTGCACACCTCGGTCACCAAGCGCTCCGAGGTCCGACAGCGGGTCGAACCCTCCGGGCTGCACCGGCAGATCACCGCCGGCGCCTCCCTCGTCCTGGACGCCGTCGACAAACTCCACCCGGGCGTCCAGGCCCTGTCCGAGGCGCTGGAGCGGCACTTCCGCACCGACGTCCAGGCCAACCTGTACGCCTCCTGGCACCCCACCGAGGCCTTCGGGGTCCACTGGGACGACCACGACACGGTGATCGTCCAGCTCGAGGGCGCGAAGCGGTGGAACCTGTACGGAGCCACCCGCACCGACCCGCTCCGCCTGGACGTCGAAGCACCCGAGAAGCCCGACGGGCCGCCGCTCGCCGAAGTGGTCCTGCAGGCCGGGGACATGCTGTACGTGCCGCGGGGCTGGTGGCACGCCGTGGCCGCCACCCAGGGCCGCTCCCTGCACCTGACGTGCGGCCTGACTCCGGCGACCGGCCATCACCTCCTGGTATGGCTGGCCGGACAGCTCCTCCACTCCCCCACCCTGCGCGCGAACGTACCCATTGTGGCCGGCCCCGCCGAGCGCACCGCGTACGCCGAGCAGCTGCGCAAGGAAGTCGCCGAGGCGCTCCACGACCACGTGGTCTCCGAGTTCGCTGCCTTCCTGGACGCCCGAGACCCCGGCCGCCCGGCCCCCTCCCTCCCGTACATCGGCGACGTCCCCGCCGACCCGGGTCTGGTCCTGGCCCTCACCACCGCCCGGGCCGCACTGGAGGGATCCGACGAGACCGTCGTGCTGCGCGCCGCCGGACATGAATGGGAGCTCCACACCTCCGTCCGCCCGGCCTTGGAGGCCCTGGTCTCCGGCGCCCGCCTGACCCTCGGGGAGCTCGCCGAGCGCTCCGGCCTCACCGTGGAACAGGTCGCAGCCCTCGCCACGGAGCTGGTATCCAAGGACGCGGCCGCCGTCTCCCAGCCGAGGTAG
- a CDS encoding phosphate-starvation-inducible PsiE family protein has protein sequence MPSRRTPRGRFPVDLVVFVAILATGVVLILVGRVSPEALAGYASALAGLYTAWHHRPQDGETRRTPPEGPPASER, from the coding sequence GTGCCGAGCCGTCGTACCCCGCGTGGCCGCTTTCCCGTAGATCTCGTCGTGTTCGTGGCGATCCTGGCCACCGGCGTCGTCCTCATCCTCGTCGGCCGTGTCTCCCCCGAGGCCCTCGCCGGCTATGCCTCCGCGCTCGCCGGCCTCTACACGGCCTGGCACCACCGCCCGCAGGACGGAGAGACCCGGCGGACCCCACCCGAAGGCCCGCCCGCATCCGAGCGGTAG
- a CDS encoding RNA polymerase sigma factor → MVGEQASEEVVVLAVDVAQRLYEAYTLFMETEPYELWREFRTLPLATCQDTTQEAYLKVGRAAAEGKLDADTDVMAYLHTAARNLAIDKYRQQKRLRRHSVLMGGDALDALPTRRTLAQEDREVLQEVVVPQIQNMRDSQRRRVVELQSRGLSDREIALLMEIPVERLHNLRNKAVTHLRGKLAGHIRDGYRKTKKSIGEKDR, encoded by the coding sequence GTGGTAGGCGAGCAGGCCTCGGAGGAGGTGGTGGTGCTGGCCGTGGACGTGGCGCAGCGACTGTACGAGGCGTACACGCTGTTCATGGAGACGGAGCCGTACGAGCTGTGGCGGGAGTTCCGGACGTTGCCGTTGGCGACGTGTCAGGACACGACGCAGGAGGCCTATCTGAAGGTGGGCCGTGCGGCCGCCGAGGGAAAGCTGGACGCGGACACGGACGTGATGGCGTACCTGCACACGGCCGCGCGCAACCTCGCGATCGACAAATACCGGCAGCAGAAGCGGCTGCGGCGGCACAGCGTCCTGATGGGCGGGGACGCGCTGGACGCGCTCCCGACTCGGCGGACGCTGGCACAGGAGGACCGCGAGGTTCTGCAAGAGGTAGTCGTCCCGCAGATCCAGAACATGCGCGACAGCCAGCGCCGGCGGGTGGTCGAACTGCAGAGCCGCGGGCTGAGCGATCGGGAGATCGCACTCCTGATGGAGATACCGGTGGAGCGCCTCCACAACCTGCGGAACAAGGCCGTCACGCATCTAAGGGGCAAGCTCGCTGGGCATATTCGGGACGGGTACCGCAAGACGAAGAAGAGCATCGGGGAGAAGGACAGGTGA
- a CDS encoding IclR family transcriptional regulator domain-containing protein, protein MSRYEGHSGGAQGPDPVVPAGLADLLDQLAGPPDVWDRPDGDFGPLDHSYGLSQEDREHANSMYRLGSKALARGDLLPAANLLGSAAEAGHPGALFRMAALTTRAGGVVDDVRFLVAEAARHGHADAERLLAGTVGRRISGTWTMQDPEFFDEVRIGMGKPLILHTGDGDESPGEPAGGPGRAEGPRLVLLPQSRLPQPTPRPAGRPAALRPVPGNSAARPTAGRAPIVLPDPEKPAQPHAVTVPHRAAEANAGAWDVGALRPAALTEMARSRLVPADTAQQWRAAVRAIDLLLHIEAAQGIASRTLRRRAQLPAAALGLLLELLRSQQIVTTIKGVHFPGPVLAMARRGDPPERLVQQSLDRLRDQTLAAIYISTYSGGQVAVPHHSVGPLAPGVEQWVDFRDTAHASANGKALLAQLTFEGRMDHLTRHQQIKLTDRTITTSRALFDALDGGGPHAPQYDFLEYSRRNVCVAYSVGTPGKATCVALSLPAAEEHRLRQAARVLRNHSAGLLVTLLLAEQTGNQSSLTVPNNDDGEGEGAAALQARIPARRR, encoded by the coding sequence GTGAGCAGGTACGAAGGCCACTCCGGCGGGGCCCAGGGCCCGGATCCGGTGGTCCCGGCCGGGCTCGCGGACCTGCTGGACCAACTCGCCGGGCCGCCGGACGTCTGGGACCGGCCCGACGGCGACTTCGGGCCGCTGGACCACTCCTACGGACTGAGCCAGGAGGATCGGGAGCACGCCAACTCGATGTACCGGCTGGGCTCGAAGGCCCTCGCCCGCGGAGACCTGCTGCCGGCGGCGAACCTGCTGGGCTCGGCCGCCGAGGCCGGGCACCCTGGTGCACTGTTCCGCATGGCCGCGCTGACCACGCGCGCTGGCGGAGTGGTGGACGATGTGCGGTTCCTGGTGGCGGAGGCGGCCCGGCACGGCCACGCGGATGCCGAGCGGCTGCTGGCCGGGACCGTCGGCCGCAGGATCAGCGGCACGTGGACGATGCAGGACCCGGAATTCTTCGACGAAGTCCGGATCGGGATGGGCAAGCCGCTCATCCTGCACACCGGCGACGGCGACGAGAGCCCCGGCGAGCCGGCCGGGGGACCGGGCCGGGCGGAAGGTCCGCGGCTCGTCCTGCTGCCCCAGTCCCGCCTCCCGCAGCCCACCCCCAGGCCTGCGGGGCGCCCGGCCGCCCTCAGGCCGGTCCCCGGCAACAGCGCTGCGCGCCCGACAGCCGGGCGTGCGCCGATCGTGCTGCCCGACCCGGAAAAGCCAGCCCAGCCGCATGCCGTCACGGTCCCGCACCGAGCGGCGGAAGCCAACGCCGGGGCTTGGGACGTGGGAGCGCTACGGCCGGCCGCCCTGACGGAGATGGCCCGGAGCCGGCTCGTCCCCGCCGACACCGCACAGCAGTGGAGGGCCGCCGTCCGCGCCATAGACCTACTGCTCCACATCGAGGCGGCGCAGGGAATCGCCAGCCGGACACTGCGGCGCCGAGCCCAGCTGCCGGCGGCCGCGCTCGGCTTACTGCTGGAGCTGCTGCGCAGCCAGCAGATAGTCACCACCATCAAGGGCGTGCACTTCCCCGGGCCCGTCCTGGCGATGGCACGCCGCGGCGACCCGCCCGAGCGGCTCGTCCAGCAGTCCCTGGACCGGCTCCGCGACCAGACCCTGGCAGCGATCTACATCAGCACCTACTCCGGCGGTCAGGTAGCCGTGCCCCACCACTCCGTAGGACCGCTGGCACCCGGGGTGGAGCAGTGGGTGGACTTCCGCGACACCGCGCACGCCAGCGCCAACGGCAAGGCCCTGCTGGCCCAGCTCACCTTCGAAGGGCGCATGGACCACCTGACCCGACACCAACAGATCAAGCTCACCGACCGCACCATCACCACCTCCCGGGCTCTGTTCGACGCCCTCGACGGTGGCGGGCCCCATGCCCCGCAGTACGACTTCCTCGAGTACTCCCGGCGCAACGTGTGCGTCGCGTACTCCGTCGGCACTCCTGGTAAGGCCACCTGCGTGGCACTGTCCCTGCCCGCCGCGGAGGAGCACCGTCTCCGGCAGGCCGCGCGGGTCCTGCGCAACCACTCCGCCGGCCTCCTGGTGACCCTGCTGCTCGCCGAGCAAACCGGCAACCAATCGTCCCTGACGGTGCCGAACAACGACGACGGAGAAGGGGAAGGAGCAGCAGCCCTGCAGGCGCGCATCCCAGCCCGCCGCCGCTAG
- a CDS encoding tyrosine-type recombinase/integrase, with translation MTTSAIEETAGEIVDAELVDDTALMPAAAAPAEVSYAVTRHTVLGPGELPPRVDEQARFTELDFKVPEGVKKRLNERGARNTRVNRDSSRVRFEQWCESQGRVARPTTTTANVAAYFGHLMEKGKPDGTKYSPDSLLAYCGRIVSWYAKGERPDGSLIREMIQDYRLEEYIPAGGEPEQSAGLTLKYLVKVLAAIDETTRIGRRDAAMLVLQYGMLYRSVEVTNLLVRHVRIDSDGVWVWTAKSKTRRTGKGRWRFIRDREDLRIVARVRAWLSDLRELFEPTEHDQNPADGEPAYQPNKPLFRALTTLGNLKRRANATVRGLFLTGRAVNEMVKARAAAAGIALINGLKVTSHSLRAGPNTDMAEAQVPLADRNEAGDWHKDSTLADDRYNRPDGSIDISKHDPLDAVPLYGGPAHAAVAQPLAVAAAGQEE, from the coding sequence ATGACCACGTCTGCGATCGAGGAGACCGCGGGCGAGATCGTCGACGCCGAACTCGTCGACGACACGGCCCTGATGCCCGCGGCCGCCGCCCCAGCAGAGGTGTCGTACGCGGTGACCCGACACACCGTGCTCGGCCCCGGCGAGCTCCCGCCCCGGGTAGACGAGCAGGCGCGCTTCACCGAGCTCGACTTCAAGGTCCCCGAGGGCGTCAAGAAGCGGCTGAACGAGCGTGGGGCGCGCAACACCCGGGTCAACCGGGACTCCAGCCGCGTCCGCTTCGAGCAGTGGTGCGAGAGCCAGGGTCGCGTCGCCCGGCCGACGACCACCACGGCGAACGTGGCCGCGTACTTCGGACACCTCATGGAGAAGGGCAAGCCGGACGGCACCAAGTACAGCCCGGACAGCCTCCTGGCCTACTGCGGCCGGATCGTCTCCTGGTACGCCAAGGGAGAGCGGCCGGACGGCTCCCTCATCCGCGAGATGATCCAGGACTACCGGCTCGAGGAGTACATCCCTGCCGGGGGCGAGCCGGAGCAGTCCGCCGGCCTCACCCTCAAGTACCTCGTCAAGGTCCTCGCCGCCATCGACGAAACCACCCGGATCGGCCGCCGCGACGCCGCCATGCTCGTCCTGCAGTACGGCATGCTCTACCGCTCCGTCGAAGTCACCAACCTCCTCGTCCGGCACGTCCGCATCGACAGCGACGGCGTATGGGTCTGGACCGCGAAGTCCAAGACCCGCCGGACGGGCAAGGGCCGCTGGCGCTTCATCCGCGACCGCGAAGACCTCCGGATCGTCGCCCGCGTACGAGCCTGGCTCTCCGACCTTCGCGAGCTGTTCGAGCCCACCGAGCACGACCAGAACCCCGCCGACGGTGAGCCGGCCTACCAGCCGAACAAGCCGCTGTTCCGAGCCCTGACCACCCTGGGCAACCTCAAGCGCCGCGCGAACGCGACGGTGCGCGGCCTGTTCCTCACCGGCCGGGCTGTCAACGAGATGGTGAAGGCGCGCGCGGCCGCCGCCGGCATCGCCCTGATCAACGGCCTCAAGGTCACCTCCCACAGCCTGCGCGCCGGGCCGAACACCGATATGGCCGAGGCCCAGGTGCCGCTCGCCGACCGCAACGAGGCCGGCGACTGGCACAAAGACTCCACCCTCGCCGACGACCGATACAACCGGCCCGACGGCAGCATCGACATCAGCAAGCACGACCCGCTCGACGCCGTCCCGCTGTACGGCGGACCGGCACACGCCGCGGTCGCGCAGCCCCTCGCTGTGGCGGCCGCAGGTCAAGAGGAGTGA
- a CDS encoding lamin tail domain-containing protein: MSSASSSVRRIAATVLAAGAIVSAAALPAAAHDGDRHQQRHPRVEISRVQADSPGRDDRSNRSLNNEWVEITNTSRDAINLRGWTLRDNDGNRYRFDNVRIGSRATIRIHTGNGRDTRTDLFQDRRDYVWDNRSDTAILRDDRGRTVDTESWGRRR; this comes from the coding sequence ATGTCTTCTGCTTCTTCCTCCGTCCGCCGTATCGCCGCCACCGTCCTGGCGGCCGGCGCGATCGTCTCCGCCGCGGCGCTGCCGGCGGCCGCGCACGACGGGGATCGTCACCAGCAGCGGCACCCGCGGGTGGAGATCAGCCGCGTCCAGGCCGACAGCCCCGGACGCGACGACCGCTCCAACCGCTCCCTGAACAACGAGTGGGTGGAGATCACCAACACCAGCCGCGACGCCATCAACCTGCGGGGCTGGACCCTGCGTGACAACGACGGCAACCGCTACCGCTTCGACAACGTCCGCATCGGCTCCCGGGCCACGATCCGTATCCACACCGGCAACGGCCGCGACACCCGTACCGATCTCTTCCAGGACCGCCGCGACTATGTCTGGGACAACCGCTCCGACACCGCCATCCTGCGCGACGACCGTGGCCGCACCGTCGACACCGAGTCGTGGGGCCGCCGCCGCTAA